The following proteins come from a genomic window of Vallitaleaceae bacterium 9-2:
- the prmC gene encoding peptide chain release factor N(5)-glutamine methyltransferase: MKIYQVHQLLKYGQEQLDNAGIEKIEARLLLEYVLKVDFTTLVFKYNETIDEVTIQTYLSYIHERIKGIPLQYITHEQHFMEHKFYVDSAVLIPRPETEMLVELCISNILHAIYQGQKKIRVLDMCTGSGCIIISIAAALHKKYPKIDFEWVGVDIQEDALKVSKRNEQSILGESMISWMQSDLYTHIDAAKSFDIIVSNPPYIPHGQLQELMTEVREYEPMVALDGGRDGLSFYRRIIEDSFVRISNGGMLLFEIGHGQMQAIKAIMEANGFQNIQEINDMAGLERIISGTKK; encoded by the coding sequence TTGAAGATATATCAAGTACACCAATTACTTAAATATGGGCAGGAACAATTGGATAATGCGGGAATAGAAAAGATAGAGGCACGATTGCTCCTTGAATATGTTCTTAAAGTTGATTTTACAACGTTGGTTTTTAAATACAATGAAACCATTGATGAGGTAACTATACAGACATATTTATCTTATATTCATGAGCGGATAAAAGGTATTCCGTTACAGTATATTACCCATGAACAACATTTTATGGAACATAAATTTTATGTGGATTCAGCTGTGCTTATTCCTCGCCCAGAAACAGAAATGCTGGTAGAATTATGTATTAGTAATATTTTACATGCCATTTATCAAGGGCAAAAAAAAATAAGAGTACTTGATATGTGTACGGGAAGTGGATGTATCATAATAAGTATTGCAGCAGCATTACATAAAAAGTATCCAAAAATTGATTTTGAATGGGTCGGTGTGGATATTCAAGAGGATGCACTTAAGGTGAGCAAAAGAAATGAGCAAAGTATTCTGGGGGAATCAATGATTTCTTGGATGCAAAGCGATCTCTATACGCATATTGATGCGGCAAAGTCTTTTGATATTATTGTGTCAAATCCTCCATATATTCCTCATGGTCAACTGCAAGAGCTTATGACGGAAGTAAGAGAATATGAGCCAATGGTTGCACTTGATGGTGGGCGTGATGGACTTAGCTTTTACCGTCGAATCATAGAGGATAGTTTTGTACGTATAAGCAATGGCGGAATGTTGCTTTTTGAAATTGGACATGGACAGATGCAAGCAATAAAGGCAATCATGGAAGCAAATGGATTTCAGAATATACAAGAAATTAATGATATGGCTGGTCTTGAGAGAATAATTTCAGGTACTAAGAAATAA
- the rho gene encoding transcription termination factor Rho: MKTNYSKMKVAQLREIATELGILDVKNFKKVELVQLLAEIELKNEEKKAKRKSTREYETRELNYSEISQANEEKKSKEKREEINEETVQEPAQEAAPQKSVHKTPAKSKSSNALDSGEVAQGILEVLPDGFGFIRSDNYMPGEDDVYVSPSQIRRFSLRTGDIIEGNIRIPKEKEKFRALLFVKSVNGDDPGKAAVRPKFEELTPIFPNERLNLNTRSDDYALRLMDFIAPIGKGQRGMIVSPPKAGKTTLIKKVANAITKNHPDVGLIVLLIDERPEEVTDIRRSILGKNVEVIHSTFDELPEHHKRVSEMVLARAKRMVEQKKDLVILLDSITRLARAYNLIIPPSGRTLSGGLDPAALHMPKKFFGAARNIEEGGSLTILATALVETGSKMDDVVFEEFKGTGNMELVLDRKLQEKRIFPAIDVSKSGTRREDLLYSEMELEAVNKLRKVSSNMRAEDVIDSMLKVFVDTNSNEEYAHKLSKNILNNY, translated from the coding sequence TTGAAAACGAACTATTCGAAGATGAAGGTTGCACAGTTGCGTGAAATAGCCACGGAATTAGGTATACTTGATGTTAAAAACTTTAAAAAGGTTGAATTGGTTCAATTATTAGCTGAAATTGAACTGAAAAATGAAGAAAAGAAGGCTAAACGTAAGTCAACAAGAGAATATGAAACGCGTGAATTAAATTATTCAGAGATTTCACAAGCAAACGAAGAGAAAAAGAGCAAAGAAAAAAGAGAAGAAATAAACGAAGAGACCGTACAGGAGCCTGCACAAGAAGCTGCTCCACAAAAATCTGTTCATAAGACGCCGGCAAAATCAAAGTCAAGTAATGCATTAGATAGCGGTGAAGTTGCCCAAGGGATATTAGAAGTACTTCCAGATGGTTTTGGATTTATTCGAAGCGATAACTATATGCCTGGTGAAGATGATGTATATGTGTCTCCGTCTCAAATACGACGCTTTAGTTTAAGAACGGGAGATATTATAGAAGGTAATATTCGTATACCTAAAGAAAAGGAAAAATTCAGAGCTCTATTATTTGTTAAGTCAGTTAATGGAGATGACCCTGGGAAAGCAGCTGTACGCCCTAAGTTCGAAGAATTAACGCCTATTTTCCCAAATGAACGGTTGAATTTAAATACACGTTCCGATGATTATGCACTGCGCCTAATGGATTTTATTGCTCCTATCGGAAAAGGGCAGCGTGGGATGATTGTCTCACCTCCAAAAGCTGGTAAGACAACACTCATTAAAAAAGTTGCCAATGCGATTACAAAAAATCATCCGGATGTAGGATTGATTGTATTACTTATTGATGAGCGACCGGAAGAAGTTACCGATATACGACGCTCTATATTAGGAAAAAATGTTGAGGTTATTCATTCAACATTCGATGAGCTTCCAGAGCACCATAAACGAGTATCTGAGATGGTGCTTGCACGAGCAAAGCGAATGGTCGAACAAAAAAAAGACCTTGTGATATTGCTAGATAGCATCACGCGATTGGCGCGAGCGTATAACTTAATTATTCCACCAAGTGGAAGAACCCTCTCTGGTGGTTTGGATCCTGCAGCGCTTCATATGCCGAAGAAATTTTTTGGCGCAGCTAGAAATATCGAAGAAGGCGGTTCCCTTACTATTTTAGCAACTGCACTTGTAGAAACCGGAAGTAAAATGGATGATGTTGTTTTTGAAGAGTTTAAAGGAACAGGAAACATGGAACTGGTTCTTGATCGAAAACTTCAAGAAAAACGTATTTTCCCAGCTATTGATGTGAGTAAGTCTGGAACACGACGTGAAGACCTATTGTATAGTGAGATGGAGTTAGAAGCTGTTAATAAGCTTCGAAAAGTTTCTTCAAATATGCGAGCAGAAGATGTTATTGATAGTATGCTAAAAGTTTTTGTTGATACAAATAGTAATGAAGAATATGCGCATAAATTATCGAAAAATATATTGAATAATTATTAG
- a CDS encoding ferritin — protein MLSQKLIDEINEQIKYEFYSSHLYLAAASYAYTQDLDGFANFFIVQAEEEKFHAMKFFNFLNEMDATIVMKGFETPPVDYDNIVDLFEHSLEHEKFVTDRIYHLMNIAMDEKEHATISFLKWFIDEQVEEMATFKNYVQKLKRADNNPAVLFNLDGELAKRTFTAPAAE, from the coding sequence ATGTTAAGCCAAAAATTAATTGACGAAATTAATGAACAAATAAAATATGAGTTCTATTCATCTCATCTTTATCTTGCCGCTGCATCTTATGCGTACACACAAGATTTAGACGGATTTGCAAACTTTTTCATCGTTCAAGCCGAAGAAGAAAAATTCCATGCAATGAAATTTTTTAATTTTCTCAATGAAATGGACGCAACAATCGTTATGAAAGGTTTTGAAACCCCACCAGTTGACTATGATAATATTGTTGACTTGTTCGAACATTCTTTGGAACACGAAAAATTTGTCACTGATCGTATCTATCATTTGATGAATATTGCCATGGACGAAAAGGAACATGCAACGATTAGTTTTCTTAAATGGTTTATAGATGAACAAGTTGAAGAAATGGCTACATTTAAAAACTATGTTCAAAAGTTAAAAAGAGCAGACAATAATCCAGCAGTTCTATTCAACCTTGATGGTGAACTAGCAAAACGTACATTTACTGCTCCTGCAGCAGAATAA
- the ispD gene encoding 2-C-methyl-D-erythritol 4-phosphate cytidylyltransferase, which yields MHISVIILAAGKGRRMEQNINKQFLEVNGKPILSYTIEAFVAQEGIDEIVLVINPLEEKMIETKVLAHIEGERKNRIRIAYGGKERYNSVYNGLIALDEQCEAVLIHDGARPLISRAVIEKTIQTLKKHDGCLVGVKAKDTYKIVGPTMEVKRTVCRDELFQIQTPQGFKKHVILEAYKNAGDSFNKITDDGMMVEQFTDYKVIVIEGEYSNIKVTTPEDLEIMKTLLKK from the coding sequence ATGCATATAAGTGTAATCATCCTTGCAGCAGGGAAAGGTCGCCGCATGGAACAAAATATAAACAAACAATTTTTAGAAGTTAATGGAAAGCCGATTCTAAGTTATACAATAGAAGCATTTGTTGCCCAAGAGGGGATTGATGAGATTGTATTAGTTATTAATCCTTTAGAAGAAAAGATGATTGAAACAAAGGTACTTGCTCACATAGAGGGAGAAAGAAAAAATAGAATACGTATTGCCTATGGAGGAAAAGAACGATATAACTCGGTATATAATGGGCTAATAGCATTAGATGAACAGTGTGAGGCTGTATTGATTCATGATGGAGCAAGACCGTTAATTTCTCGAGCAGTTATTGAAAAGACAATCCAAACACTTAAGAAACATGATGGATGTCTAGTGGGGGTCAAAGCAAAAGATACATATAAAATTGTCGGACCAACAATGGAAGTTAAACGTACAGTATGTCGGGATGAATTATTTCAGATACAGACACCTCAAGGTTTTAAAAAACATGTTATTCTTGAAGCCTATAAAAATGCAGGAGATAGCTTTAATAAAATTACCGATGATGGTATGATGGTAGAACAATTTACAGATTATAAAGTTATTGTAATTGAGGGAGAATACAGTAATATCAAGGTCACAACACCAGAAGATTTGGAGATTATGAAGACTTTGTTAAAAAAATGA
- the tsaD gene encoding tRNA (adenosine(37)-N6)-threonylcarbamoyltransferase complex transferase subunit TsaD yields the protein MKDVTILAIETSCDETAAAVVVNGRKVLSNVISSQIDTHKKFGGVVPEVASRKHIEKIDIVIDEALEEANCTFEDIDAIAVTYGPGLVGALLVGVAQAKALAFALDKPLIGVHHIEGHIAANYIENKTFEPPFLCLVVSGGHTHLVHVKKYDEFTIIGKTRDDAIGEAFDKVARSIGLGYPGGPKIDRLAPEGDATYIDFPKAKVEGYDFSFSGVKSAVLNYLNQCKMKNEEIIPKHIAASFQHAVVEAVVEKTFLAADALNIEKVAIAGGVAANSKLRERMRQECAARNIQLQYPSPILCTDNAAMIGAAAYYDFINGREDGMDLNAIPNLKLTNKKSD from the coding sequence ATGAAAGACGTTACGATACTAGCAATAGAAACATCGTGTGATGAGACGGCAGCAGCAGTCGTTGTTAATGGACGCAAAGTACTATCGAATGTAATTTCATCGCAAATCGACACACACAAAAAATTTGGTGGAGTTGTTCCGGAGGTCGCTTCAAGAAAGCATATTGAAAAAATAGATATCGTTATCGATGAAGCCCTTGAAGAAGCAAACTGTACATTTGAAGATATAGATGCAATAGCAGTGACCTATGGTCCGGGGTTAGTTGGTGCGTTATTAGTAGGAGTGGCCCAAGCAAAAGCGTTAGCGTTTGCGTTGGATAAACCTTTAATTGGTGTCCATCATATAGAAGGACACATAGCAGCAAATTATATTGAGAATAAAACATTTGAACCGCCCTTTTTGTGCCTTGTCGTATCAGGAGGTCATACGCACTTGGTTCATGTGAAAAAATATGATGAATTCACGATCATAGGGAAAACGCGAGATGATGCCATTGGTGAAGCCTTTGACAAAGTGGCGCGTTCTATTGGTCTGGGCTATCCTGGAGGTCCCAAAATTGATCGGCTAGCTCCTGAAGGTGATGCAACATATATTGATTTTCCAAAAGCAAAAGTCGAAGGATATGATTTTAGCTTTAGTGGAGTCAAGTCTGCCGTATTAAATTACCTGAATCAATGTAAGATGAAAAATGAAGAAATTATCCCAAAGCATATTGCTGCATCTTTTCAACATGCGGTTGTTGAAGCCGTCGTTGAAAAAACCTTTTTAGCAGCTGATGCATTAAATATAGAAAAAGTTGCTATCGCTGGAGGGGTTGCAGCGAATTCGAAGCTACGTGAGCGCATGAGGCAAGAGTGCGCTGCGCGTAATATTCAATTGCAATATCCTTCGCCAATTCTTTGTACAGATAATGCGGCAATGATTGGAGCAGCAGCATATTATGATTTTATCAATGGACGAGAAGATGGAATGGACCTTAATGCAATACCCAACTTAAAATTAACAAATAAAAAAAGCGACTAG
- the mgtE gene encoding magnesium transporter codes for MEGYEEKLEFLEKLLQEKRFTELKEYLVNMMPADIAEFIDTMKPTEALIVYRLLSKTEAVEVFPLIDMERQKEITSLISEEELKAIVDEMFFDDMMDLLGEVPANIVKKILKNTTQKQRTLINQFLKYPEESAGSLMTIEFVDLHKKMNAQEAMTRIRKTGLDKETIYTCYVMAEHRELEGIVSLKNLVLAQEDELVENLMTDEFISVNTHDDQEYIAEIFKKYDLLSVPVVDNERRLVGIITIDDIVDVIEEETTEDFQLMAAIAPSDDEYMSMSAFTLAKKRIVWLVVLMFSATISQLITDKHSYLTAQFTVLVGVMPMLMSTGGNAGAQSSTLVIRGLTLGDIKFSDLFKVIWKEIRVGIIIGVTLGFLNFLRIMLFSQDIKLAIIVGLTLIGTTTMAALMGGILPIVAKKAKLDPAIMASPLITTITDATTLLIFFTIAAWIFLGI; via the coding sequence GTGGAAGGTTATGAAGAAAAATTAGAATTTCTAGAAAAATTGTTACAAGAAAAACGATTTACAGAACTAAAAGAATACCTTGTAAATATGATGCCTGCAGATATTGCAGAGTTTATCGATACAATGAAGCCAACCGAAGCTTTAATTGTGTACAGATTGCTATCGAAAACTGAAGCTGTCGAAGTATTTCCCCTTATTGATATGGAAAGACAAAAAGAAATAACCTCGCTAATTAGTGAAGAAGAGCTAAAAGCCATTGTAGATGAGATGTTTTTTGATGATATGATGGATTTATTGGGAGAAGTTCCTGCCAATATTGTAAAAAAGATTTTGAAAAATACGACACAAAAGCAACGAACATTAATTAATCAATTTTTAAAATATCCAGAAGAATCTGCAGGAAGCTTGATGACAATCGAGTTTGTAGATTTGCATAAAAAAATGAATGCACAGGAAGCGATGACACGCATCCGTAAGACTGGACTAGATAAAGAAACCATATATACCTGTTATGTTATGGCAGAACATAGAGAACTTGAAGGGATTGTATCGCTCAAGAACCTTGTGTTGGCTCAAGAAGATGAATTGGTCGAAAATTTGATGACAGATGAATTTATTAGTGTAAATACTCATGATGATCAAGAGTATATTGCTGAAATCTTTAAAAAATATGATTTGCTCTCAGTTCCTGTTGTGGATAATGAACGTCGTTTAGTAGGAATAATAACGATTGATGATATCGTAGATGTCATTGAAGAAGAAACAACAGAGGACTTCCAGTTAATGGCTGCCATTGCACCTTCAGATGATGAGTATATGTCGATGTCTGCTTTTACGTTGGCAAAAAAAAGAATTGTTTGGTTGGTTGTTTTGATGTTTTCGGCGACAATTTCTCAATTAATTACAGATAAGCATAGCTATTTAACAGCACAATTTACCGTTTTAGTTGGTGTCATGCCTATGCTCATGAGCACAGGGGGAAATGCTGGTGCTCAATCTTCTACGCTTGTTATTCGAGGGCTAACTCTTGGAGATATCAAATTTAGTGATTTATTTAAAGTCATATGGAAAGAAATCCGTGTTGGGATAATTATAGGTGTTACGCTAGGGTTCTTGAATTTCTTACGTATTATGCTCTTTAGTCAAGATATTAAACTTGCGATTATTGTAGGATTGACATTAATTGGAACGACAACAATGGCGGCATTGATGGGAGGAATCCTTCCAATTGTGGCTAAAAAAGCAAAATTAGATCCAGCAATTATGGCAAGCCCATTAATAACAACCATAACAGATGCAACAACACTCTTAATATTTTTTACCATTGCAGCATGGATCTTTTTAGGTATATAA
- a CDS encoding DUF1385 domain-containing protein, translated as MKDKKPSVGGQAVIEGVMMRNDDLYAVAVRKPDKEIIVEEMHHKSFTKRNKILGLPFVRGIVAFVESLVMGMKILTFSAEFFEVEDEQEKESKFDQWINKVFKDKANDVFIMISVVLALVMSIGLFVLLPLGLSHVMKPILPSDQWVNFADGIIRVVVLITYIVLISKMKDIQRVFQYHGAEHKSIHCYECGLELTVENAKKQTRLHKRCGTSFLLYIVVISVFVLTVINAQTLAHRLVVRLVMLPVIAGISYEVLKFLGKSQSKILDVFTKPGLLLQKLTTAEPDDSQLEVALIALKSVLKNTDEVKVDTTEKKIKDTSIEDISSTPIT; from the coding sequence ATGAAGGATAAGAAGCCAAGCGTAGGTGGACAAGCAGTCATTGAAGGCGTTATGATGCGAAATGATGACCTCTATGCTGTAGCTGTTCGCAAGCCGGATAAAGAGATCATCGTAGAAGAGATGCATCATAAAAGCTTTACAAAACGAAACAAGATATTGGGACTTCCTTTTGTTCGAGGGATTGTTGCATTTGTTGAATCCCTTGTCATGGGAATGAAGATATTAACTTTTTCAGCCGAATTTTTTGAGGTTGAAGATGAACAGGAAAAAGAGTCAAAATTTGATCAATGGATTAATAAGGTTTTTAAGGACAAGGCGAATGATGTATTTATCATGATTTCCGTTGTCCTTGCCCTTGTGATGTCCATCGGCTTATTTGTATTATTGCCTTTGGGATTATCCCATGTAATGAAACCGATACTTCCTTCGGATCAATGGGTGAATTTTGCAGATGGTATTATTCGCGTTGTGGTCTTGATAACATATATTGTGTTGATATCAAAAATGAAGGATATTCAGAGAGTGTTTCAATATCACGGTGCCGAACATAAATCGATTCATTGTTATGAATGCGGTTTAGAATTGACAGTAGAAAATGCGAAGAAGCAGACGCGTTTACATAAGCGATGTGGAACGAGTTTTTTACTTTACATCGTAGTTATTAGTGTTTTTGTGTTAACGGTTATTAATGCACAGACATTAGCTCATCGACTCGTGGTGCGTTTGGTTATGTTACCCGTTATTGCTGGAATATCATATGAAGTATTAAAGTTTTTAGGAAAAAGCCAATCAAAGATACTTGATGTCTTTACTAAACCTGGACTTTTACTACAAAAGCTAACAACGGCAGAACCGGATGACAGCCAATTGGAAGTTGCACTTATAGCATTAAAAAGCGTATTAAAAAATACAGATGAAGTGAAAGTAGATACGACTGAAAAAAAGATAAAGGATACAAGCATTGAAGATATATCAAGTACACCAATTACTTAA
- the prfA gene encoding peptide chain release factor 1 produces the protein MLDQLDGIIDRYEFLSAQINDADVIADQKQWQQYMKEHSDLTPVVEKYKAYKANEETIQESLEMLKESDPEIVELAKEELSAAREELKNNEAELKKLLLPKDPNDDKNVIVEIRAGAGGDEAALFAAELYRMYTRFAERSRWKVDLMNLNESGVGGFKEVVFSIQGQGAYSKLKFESGVHRVQRVPVTESGGRIHTSTVTVAVLPEVEDVEVDIDQNDLRIDVFRSSGNGGQSVNTTDSAVRITHLPTGLVVSCQDGKSQLKNRDQAMKVLRSRLYDMELEKQQSELAEDRRSQVGTGDRSEKIRTYNFPQGRVTDHRIKLTLHKLDTILDGDIYDIIDSLNTADQAEKMKSMENN, from the coding sequence ATGTTAGATCAATTAGATGGAATTATTGACAGATACGAATTTTTATCTGCGCAAATTAATGATGCAGATGTTATTGCAGATCAAAAGCAATGGCAACAATATATGAAAGAACACTCGGATTTGACGCCTGTGGTTGAAAAATACAAAGCGTATAAGGCAAATGAGGAGACCATTCAAGAATCACTTGAAATGTTAAAAGAGTCAGATCCAGAAATTGTTGAGTTAGCCAAAGAAGAGTTATCTGCTGCAAGGGAAGAATTAAAAAACAATGAAGCAGAACTTAAAAAGCTATTGTTGCCAAAAGATCCTAATGATGACAAAAATGTTATTGTTGAAATTCGTGCTGGAGCAGGTGGAGATGAAGCGGCTTTGTTTGCTGCTGAGTTATATCGGATGTACACACGTTTTGCTGAACGAAGTCGATGGAAAGTGGACCTTATGAACCTCAATGAAAGTGGTGTAGGTGGATTTAAAGAGGTTGTCTTTTCAATTCAAGGGCAAGGTGCATATTCGAAATTAAAATTTGAAAGTGGTGTACATCGTGTGCAACGTGTGCCGGTGACTGAATCAGGTGGACGAATTCATACATCAACAGTAACAGTTGCGGTGTTACCTGAAGTTGAAGATGTAGAAGTTGATATCGATCAAAATGATTTGCGAATTGATGTGTTTAGGTCTTCAGGTAATGGAGGACAAAGTGTAAACACAACCGATTCAGCGGTTCGAATCACCCACTTACCGACAGGACTTGTTGTCTCTTGCCAAGATGGAAAATCACAGCTTAAAAACCGCGATCAAGCGATGAAAGTACTTCGTTCTCGATTATACGATATGGAACTTGAAAAACAGCAAAGCGAATTGGCAGAAGATCGTCGAAGTCAGGTGGGAACAGGAGATCGTAGCGAAAAAATACGTACATATAATTTTCCTCAAGGACGTGTAACGGATCATCGTATCAAACTAACACTACATAAACTAGATACGATTTTAGATGGAGACATATACGACATTATCGATAGTTTAAATACAGCAGATCAAGCTGAGAAAATGAAATCAATGGAAAACAATTAA
- the rpmE gene encoding 50S ribosomal protein L31, whose amino-acid sequence MREGIHPEYHQATVKCNCGNEFVTGSTKEAIHTEICSKCHPFYTGQQKSVQARGRIDRFNRKYGIKNDNE is encoded by the coding sequence ATGAGAGAAGGAATTCATCCAGAATATCATCAAGCAACTGTAAAATGCAACTGTGGAAATGAATTTGTTACAGGTTCAACAAAAGAAGCAATTCATACAGAAATCTGTTCAAAATGTCATCCGTTCTACACTGGACAACAAAAATCTGTTCAAGCGCGTGGACGTATTGATCGATTTAATCGTAAATATGGTATTAAAAATGACAATGAATAA